A genome region from Salvia splendens isolate huo1 chromosome 19, SspV2, whole genome shotgun sequence includes the following:
- the LOC121779672 gene encoding uncharacterized protein LOC121779672 isoform X1 yields MFAKLFQKPTQPQPSPSSLQDVTQETMVSSELAPLVAVHYGIPSTASTFAFDPIQGLLAVGTLDGRIKVIGGGNIEALLISPTALPFKYLEFLLNQGFLVSVSYENEIQVWDLGMRCISSKIKWESTITAFSVISGTNYIYLGDEYGFLSVLKYDAEEKNIAPLPYHIPPNLIAEGSGITLPDHQSIVGVLSQPCLSGNRVLIAYENGSIILWDVTQDKAVRVLGYGDLQLRGGAVVNFSDSESHTHLNDSLDNEETEKEISSLCWVSPDGSMLAVGYVDGDILLWNLSASDSDKGQNSQKSPDDVVKIQLSSGDKKLPVIVLHWSSSKAHNGYGGQLFAYGGVDIGAEEVLTILDLNWSSGLSRLKCIDRVDLTLHGSFADLLVISNSYKADHSSGTSFFVLTSPGQLHFYEYASLSMLKSERGKNHCKEASQYNSLIPTVEPYMTVGKLYMMGSEGNVLGSLSKFYKAFSPTKQHPDKMLTGGSAMWPLRGGVTCQISTSECYTVERIYIGGYHDGSVRIWDASLPVLSLVSVLGSEVKGIEVTGANAPISALDLYPPNLTLAVGNESGLIFLYQLQGDSYQATITIVTETKHQVHHCVPQDGNYCSTIYSILSSPVCALRFATSGVRLVAGFECGQIAVLDTGSASVIFVTDCISNSNSPITSLSVGTCPTRRNLADKSDNETESAPGSEVVIVLTKDAQMVLIDCSTGNMISSQPTHPKEKSIAISMHILDQRHPGEESKSSVTYSQHIEAQNEASVSIHKNQSGFPNAKAVESNFGDKMLASQILLCCEEAFYFYTLESLIQGDNNYFNKIEHGKQCSWSTVIKRDAERYGLVVFYQSGEIELRSLPDLKLLGENSLMSILRWNFKNKMEKTISASEEGQITLVNGCEFALVSLIAYADEFRIRKPLPCLHDEVLAAAADADVNYFQNQKKEERALPGFVNNLMKGLKGDKEEQLMNNAKGREMVIAHLESIFSRFPFSEPFSFEDLELQIDDLDIEEEPVPYVASSQKSTGGSKGEEPVPYVSSSQKSTGGSKDEATERHKLFEGSSTNTKPTVRTTEEIIAKYRNTGDAAGAASQARDKLMERREKLEKLSLRTEELQNGAQNFADMANELAKNMEKRKWWNI; encoded by the exons ATGTTCGCTAAATTATTCCAAAAACCCACTCAGCCTCAACCTTCACCTTCTTCCCTG CAGGATGTTACTCAGGAAACCATGGTGTCTTCCGAATTGGCACCACTTGTCGCTGTTCACTATGGCATCCCATCAACTGCATCGACTTTTGCTTTTGATCCCATTCAAGGCCTCTTGGCAGTAGGGACTCT GGATGGCAGGATTAAAGTGATTGGTGGTGGCAACATTGAAGCTCTTCTTATCTCTCCTACAGCTTTACCCTTTAAGTACCTAGAG TTCCTGCTAAACCAGGGTTTTCTAGTGAGTGTCTCCTATGAAAATGAAATCCAG GTATGGGATCTTGGGATGAGGTGTATATCTTCTAAGATAAAATGGGAATCCACTATAACTGCATTTTCTGTTATCTCCGGAACCAATTACAT ATATCTTGGAGATGAGTATGGCTTCCTGTCAGTGCTAAAGTATGATGCTGAAGAAAAAAACATTGCTCCATTACCATACCACATTCCTCCAAATCTGATTGCTG AAGGATCTGGGATTACATTGCCTGATCATCAGTCCATTGTTGGCGTGCTCTCACAACCTTGTTTGTCTGGGAATAG GGTTTTGATTGCTTATGAAAACGGTTCGATTATTCTGTGGGATGTTACACAAGACAAAGCTGTCCGCGTTTTAGGCTATGGAGATCTGCAACTCAGAGGTGGTGCAGTTGTCAATTTTTCCGACAGTGAGAGCCACACCCATCTGAATGATTCTTTAGATAATGAAGAAACAGAGAAGGAAATAAGCTCACTGTGTTGGGTGTCACCTGATGGATCCATGTTAGCTGTTGGTTATGTGGATGGAGATATTTTATTATGGAACTTATCAGCTTCTGACAGTGATAAAGGTCAGAATTCTCAGAAGTCACCTGATGATGTTGTTAAGATACAACTGTCATCAGGGGATAAGAAACTTCCTGTCATTGTTCTCCATTGGTCATCCAGCAAAGCTCATAATGGTTATGGAGGTCAACTCTTTGCATATGGTGGAGTAGATATTGGAGCTGAAGAAGTATTAACG ATCCTTGACCTCAACTGGTCTTCTGGGTTATCAAGATTGAAGTGCATTGACCGTGTTGACCTCACCCTCCACGGATCTTTTGCAGATCTTCTTGTAATATCAAACAGTTATAAGGCAGACCACAGTAGTGGCACGTCATTTTTTGTTTTGACCAGTCCAGGGCAATTGCATTTTTATGAATATGCTTCGCTGTCTATGTTAAAGTCTGAGAGAGGAAAGAATCATTGTAAGGAAGCCTCACAGTATAATTCACTCATACCCACTGTAGAACCATATATGACTGTGGGTAAGCTTTATATGATGGGTTCAGAGGGGAATGTTCTTGGTTCACTCTCAAAG TTTTATAAGGCATTTTCCCCTACAAAGCAGCATCCAGATAAAATGCTGACCGGTGGGAGTGCAATGTGGCCTCTTAGAGGTGGTGTTACTTGTCAAATTTCTACAAGCGAATGCTATACTGTTGAGAGAATTTATATAGGAGGGTATCATGATGGGTCTGTACGAATCTGGGATGCCAGTTTGCCTGTTCTGTCACTTGTTTCTGTTTTAGGATCTGAG GTAAAGGGTATTGAAGTTACTGGTGCTAACGCTCCAATATCAGCATTGGATTTGTATCCTCCAAACTTAACCTTAGCTGTTGGCAACGAATCTGGTTTG ATTTTCCTTTATCAGCTACAAGGAGACTCTTATCAAGCAACAATTACCATCGTAACTGAAACAAAACATCAAG TTCACCATTGCGTACCTCAAGATGGAAATTATTGTTCTACCATATATTCCATCCTTAGTTCTCCTGTGTGTGCCTTAAGGTTTGCTACTTCTGGAGTCAGACTTGTTGCTGGATTTGAATGTGGACAG ATCGCAGTGCTTGACACCGGTTCAGCTTCAGTTATATTTGTTACAGACTGTATATCTAACTCAAACTCTCCTATCACATCTCTGTCTGTTGGAACATGTCCAACTCGTCGTAACCTGGCTGACAAATCTGACAATGAAACTGAAAGTGCACCTGGTTCAGAGGTTGTGATTGTCCTGACCAAAGATGCTCAGATGGTCTTGATTGACTGTTCCACAGGCAATATGATCAGTTCACAGCCAACGCATCCAAAGGAAAAATCTATCGCAATAAGCATGCATATATTAG ACCAGCGTCATCCTGGCGAAGAGTCCAAAAGTTCTGTCACATACTCCCAGCATATCGAAGCTCAGAATGAGGCTTCAGTATCCATTCATAAGAATCAGAGTGGTTTTCCAAATGCTAAAGCAGTGGAGTCTAATTTTGGTGACAAGATGCTGGCATCTCAAATTCTACTTTGTTGTGAGGAAGCCTTCTACTTTTACACTTTAGAGTCTTTGATTCAG GGGGATAATAACTATTTCAACAAAATAGAACATGGAAAACAGTGTTCCTGGAGTACAGTCATCAAGAGAGATGCAGAAAGATATGGGCTGGTAGTATTCTATCAAAGTGGAGAAATTGAACTAAG GTCTTTACCAGATCTTAAACTGCTGGGTGAGAACTCATTGATGTCAATACTAAGGTGGAACTTCAAGAACAAAATGGAAAAGACAATCAGTGCTTCTGAGGAAGGGCAGATTACGCTG GTCAATGGTTGTGAATTTGCTCTTGTATCTCTTATCGCATATGCGGATGAATTCAG GATTCGTAAGCCGCTGCCTTGCCTACACGATGAAGTCCTTGCTGCAGCTGCCGATGCTGATGTTAACTACTTCCAAAATCAAAAGAAGGAAGAG AGAGCTCTGCCTGGGTTTGTGAATAATCTGATGAAGGGTTTGAAAGGTGATAAAGAAGAGCAACTTATGAATAATGCAAAAGGTCGTGAGATGGTGATTGCTCATTTAGAATCTATATTCTCACGGTTTCCATTTTCTGAACCCTTTAGTTTTGAAGACTTGGAACTTCAAATAG ATGACCTTGATATTGAAGAAGAGCCTGTTCCTTATGTAGCATCTTCACAAAAGAGCACCGGTGGCTCAAAAGGTGAAGAGCCTGTTCCTTATGTATCATCTTCACAAAAGAGCACCGGTGGCTCAAAAG ATGAGGCAACTGAGCGGCATAAATTATTCGAAGGTAGTTCCACCAACACTAAACCAACAGTACGTACAACTGAAGAAATCATTGCAAAATATAGGAACACGGGG GATGCAGCAGGTGCAGCATCACAAGCAAGGGATAAACTTATGGAACGCCGAGAGAAACTTGAG AAACTCAGCCTGCGCACGGAAGAGCTACAGAACGGTGCTCAGAACTTTGCGGATATGGCTAATGAGCTTGCTAAGAATATGGAAAAACGTAAATGGTGGAACATCTGA
- the LOC121779672 gene encoding uncharacterized protein LOC121779672 isoform X4 produces MFAKLFQKPTQPQPSPSSLQDVTQETMVSSELAPLVAVHYGIPSTASTFAFDPIQGLLAVGTLDGRIKVIGGGNIEALLISPTALPFKYLEFLLNQGFLVSVSYENEIQVWDLGMRCISSKIKWESTITAFSVISGTNYIYLGDEYGFLSVLKYDAEEKNIAPLPYHIPPNLIAEGSGITLPDHQSIVGVLSQPCLSGNRVLIAYENGSIILWDVTQDKAVRVLGYGDLQLRGGAVVNFSDSESHTHLNDSLDNEETEKEISSLCWVSPDGSMLAVGYVDGDILLWNLSASDSDKGQNSQKSPDDVVKIQLSSGDKKLPVIVLHWSSSKAHNGYGGQLFAYGGVDIGAEEVLTILDLNWSSGLSRLKCIDRVDLTLHGSFADLLVISNSYKADHSSGTSFFVLTSPGQLHFYEYASLSMLKSERGKNHCKEASQYNSLIPTVEPYMTVGKLYMMGSEGNVLGSLSKHPDKMLTGGSAMWPLRGGVTCQISTSECYTVERIYIGGYHDGSVRIWDASLPVLSLVSVLGSEVKGIEVTGANAPISALDLYPPNLTLAVGNESGLIFLYQLQGDSYQATITIVTETKHQVHHCVPQDGNYCSTIYSILSSPVCALRFATSGVRLVAGFECGQIAVLDTGSASVIFVTDCISNSNSPITSLSVGTCPTRRNLADKSDNETESAPGSEVVIVLTKDAQMVLIDCSTGNMISSQPTHPKEKSIAISMHILDQRHPGEESKSSVTYSQHIEAQNEASVSIHKNQSGFPNAKAVESNFGDKMLASQILLCCEEAFYFYTLESLIQGDNNYFNKIEHGKQCSWSTVIKRDAERYGLVVFYQSGEIELRSLPDLKLLGENSLMSILRWNFKNKMEKTISASEEGQITLVNGCEFALVSLIAYADEFRIRKPLPCLHDEVLAAAADADVNYFQNQKKEERALPGFVNNLMKGLKGDKEEQLMNNAKGREMVIAHLESIFSRFPFSEPFSFEDLELQIDDLDIEEEPVPYVASSQKSTGGSKGEEPVPYVSSSQKSTGGSKDEATERHKLFEGSSTNTKPTVRTTEEIIAKYRNTGDAAGAASQARDKLMERREKLEKLSLRTEELQNGAQNFADMANELAKNMEKRKWWNI; encoded by the exons ATGTTCGCTAAATTATTCCAAAAACCCACTCAGCCTCAACCTTCACCTTCTTCCCTG CAGGATGTTACTCAGGAAACCATGGTGTCTTCCGAATTGGCACCACTTGTCGCTGTTCACTATGGCATCCCATCAACTGCATCGACTTTTGCTTTTGATCCCATTCAAGGCCTCTTGGCAGTAGGGACTCT GGATGGCAGGATTAAAGTGATTGGTGGTGGCAACATTGAAGCTCTTCTTATCTCTCCTACAGCTTTACCCTTTAAGTACCTAGAG TTCCTGCTAAACCAGGGTTTTCTAGTGAGTGTCTCCTATGAAAATGAAATCCAG GTATGGGATCTTGGGATGAGGTGTATATCTTCTAAGATAAAATGGGAATCCACTATAACTGCATTTTCTGTTATCTCCGGAACCAATTACAT ATATCTTGGAGATGAGTATGGCTTCCTGTCAGTGCTAAAGTATGATGCTGAAGAAAAAAACATTGCTCCATTACCATACCACATTCCTCCAAATCTGATTGCTG AAGGATCTGGGATTACATTGCCTGATCATCAGTCCATTGTTGGCGTGCTCTCACAACCTTGTTTGTCTGGGAATAG GGTTTTGATTGCTTATGAAAACGGTTCGATTATTCTGTGGGATGTTACACAAGACAAAGCTGTCCGCGTTTTAGGCTATGGAGATCTGCAACTCAGAGGTGGTGCAGTTGTCAATTTTTCCGACAGTGAGAGCCACACCCATCTGAATGATTCTTTAGATAATGAAGAAACAGAGAAGGAAATAAGCTCACTGTGTTGGGTGTCACCTGATGGATCCATGTTAGCTGTTGGTTATGTGGATGGAGATATTTTATTATGGAACTTATCAGCTTCTGACAGTGATAAAGGTCAGAATTCTCAGAAGTCACCTGATGATGTTGTTAAGATACAACTGTCATCAGGGGATAAGAAACTTCCTGTCATTGTTCTCCATTGGTCATCCAGCAAAGCTCATAATGGTTATGGAGGTCAACTCTTTGCATATGGTGGAGTAGATATTGGAGCTGAAGAAGTATTAACG ATCCTTGACCTCAACTGGTCTTCTGGGTTATCAAGATTGAAGTGCATTGACCGTGTTGACCTCACCCTCCACGGATCTTTTGCAGATCTTCTTGTAATATCAAACAGTTATAAGGCAGACCACAGTAGTGGCACGTCATTTTTTGTTTTGACCAGTCCAGGGCAATTGCATTTTTATGAATATGCTTCGCTGTCTATGTTAAAGTCTGAGAGAGGAAAGAATCATTGTAAGGAAGCCTCACAGTATAATTCACTCATACCCACTGTAGAACCATATATGACTGTGGGTAAGCTTTATATGATGGGTTCAGAGGGGAATGTTCTTGGTTCACTCTCAAAG CATCCAGATAAAATGCTGACCGGTGGGAGTGCAATGTGGCCTCTTAGAGGTGGTGTTACTTGTCAAATTTCTACAAGCGAATGCTATACTGTTGAGAGAATTTATATAGGAGGGTATCATGATGGGTCTGTACGAATCTGGGATGCCAGTTTGCCTGTTCTGTCACTTGTTTCTGTTTTAGGATCTGAG GTAAAGGGTATTGAAGTTACTGGTGCTAACGCTCCAATATCAGCATTGGATTTGTATCCTCCAAACTTAACCTTAGCTGTTGGCAACGAATCTGGTTTG ATTTTCCTTTATCAGCTACAAGGAGACTCTTATCAAGCAACAATTACCATCGTAACTGAAACAAAACATCAAG TTCACCATTGCGTACCTCAAGATGGAAATTATTGTTCTACCATATATTCCATCCTTAGTTCTCCTGTGTGTGCCTTAAGGTTTGCTACTTCTGGAGTCAGACTTGTTGCTGGATTTGAATGTGGACAG ATCGCAGTGCTTGACACCGGTTCAGCTTCAGTTATATTTGTTACAGACTGTATATCTAACTCAAACTCTCCTATCACATCTCTGTCTGTTGGAACATGTCCAACTCGTCGTAACCTGGCTGACAAATCTGACAATGAAACTGAAAGTGCACCTGGTTCAGAGGTTGTGATTGTCCTGACCAAAGATGCTCAGATGGTCTTGATTGACTGTTCCACAGGCAATATGATCAGTTCACAGCCAACGCATCCAAAGGAAAAATCTATCGCAATAAGCATGCATATATTAG ACCAGCGTCATCCTGGCGAAGAGTCCAAAAGTTCTGTCACATACTCCCAGCATATCGAAGCTCAGAATGAGGCTTCAGTATCCATTCATAAGAATCAGAGTGGTTTTCCAAATGCTAAAGCAGTGGAGTCTAATTTTGGTGACAAGATGCTGGCATCTCAAATTCTACTTTGTTGTGAGGAAGCCTTCTACTTTTACACTTTAGAGTCTTTGATTCAG GGGGATAATAACTATTTCAACAAAATAGAACATGGAAAACAGTGTTCCTGGAGTACAGTCATCAAGAGAGATGCAGAAAGATATGGGCTGGTAGTATTCTATCAAAGTGGAGAAATTGAACTAAG GTCTTTACCAGATCTTAAACTGCTGGGTGAGAACTCATTGATGTCAATACTAAGGTGGAACTTCAAGAACAAAATGGAAAAGACAATCAGTGCTTCTGAGGAAGGGCAGATTACGCTG GTCAATGGTTGTGAATTTGCTCTTGTATCTCTTATCGCATATGCGGATGAATTCAG GATTCGTAAGCCGCTGCCTTGCCTACACGATGAAGTCCTTGCTGCAGCTGCCGATGCTGATGTTAACTACTTCCAAAATCAAAAGAAGGAAGAG AGAGCTCTGCCTGGGTTTGTGAATAATCTGATGAAGGGTTTGAAAGGTGATAAAGAAGAGCAACTTATGAATAATGCAAAAGGTCGTGAGATGGTGATTGCTCATTTAGAATCTATATTCTCACGGTTTCCATTTTCTGAACCCTTTAGTTTTGAAGACTTGGAACTTCAAATAG ATGACCTTGATATTGAAGAAGAGCCTGTTCCTTATGTAGCATCTTCACAAAAGAGCACCGGTGGCTCAAAAGGTGAAGAGCCTGTTCCTTATGTATCATCTTCACAAAAGAGCACCGGTGGCTCAAAAG ATGAGGCAACTGAGCGGCATAAATTATTCGAAGGTAGTTCCACCAACACTAAACCAACAGTACGTACAACTGAAGAAATCATTGCAAAATATAGGAACACGGGG GATGCAGCAGGTGCAGCATCACAAGCAAGGGATAAACTTATGGAACGCCGAGAGAAACTTGAG AAACTCAGCCTGCGCACGGAAGAGCTACAGAACGGTGCTCAGAACTTTGCGGATATGGCTAATGAGCTTGCTAAGAATATGGAAAAACGTAAATGGTGGAACATCTGA
- the LOC121779672 gene encoding uncharacterized protein LOC121779672 isoform X3, which produces MFAKLFQKPTQPQPSPSSLQDVTQETMVSSELAPLVAVHYGIPSTASTFAFDPIQGLLAVGTLDGRIKVIGGGNIEALLISPTALPFKYLEFLLNQGFLVSVSYENEIQVWDLGMRCISSKIKWESTITAFSVISGTNYIYLGDEYGFLSVLKYDAEEKNIAPLPYHIPPNLIAEGSGITLPDHQSIVGVLSQPCLSGNRVLIAYENGSIILWDVTQDKAVRVLGYGDLQLRGGAVVNFSDSESHTHLNDSLDNEETEKEISSLCWVSPDGSMLAVGYVDGDILLWNLSASDSDKGQNSQKSPDDVVKIQLSSGDKKLPVIVLHWSSSKAHNGYGGQLFAYGGVDIGAEEVLTILDLNWSSGLSRLKCIDRVDLTLHGSFADLLVISNSYKADHSSGTSFFVLTSPGQLHFYEYASLSMLKSERGKNHCKEASQYNSLIPTVEPYMTVGKLYMMGSEGNVLGSLSKAFSPTKQHPDKMLTGGSAMWPLRGGVTCQISTSECYTVERIYIGGYHDGSVRIWDASLPVLSLVSVLGSEVKGIEVTGANAPISALDLYPPNLTLAVGNESGLIFLYQLQGDSYQATITIVTETKHQVHHCVPQDGNYCSTIYSILSSPVCALRFATSGVRLVAGFECGQIAVLDTGSASVIFVTDCISNSNSPITSLSVGTCPTRRNLADKSDNETESAPGSEVVIVLTKDAQMVLIDCSTGNMISSQPTHPKEKSIAISMHILDQRHPGEESKSSVTYSQHIEAQNEASVSIHKNQSGFPNAKAVESNFGDKMLASQILLCCEEAFYFYTLESLIQGDNNYFNKIEHGKQCSWSTVIKRDAERYGLVVFYQSGEIELRSLPDLKLLGENSLMSILRWNFKNKMEKTISASEEGQITLVNGCEFALVSLIAYADEFRIRKPLPCLHDEVLAAAADADVNYFQNQKKEERALPGFVNNLMKGLKGDKEEQLMNNAKGREMVIAHLESIFSRFPFSEPFSFEDLELQIDDLDIEEEPVPYVASSQKSTGGSKGEEPVPYVSSSQKSTGGSKDEATERHKLFEGSSTNTKPTVRTTEEIIAKYRNTGDAAGAASQARDKLMERREKLEKLSLRTEELQNGAQNFADMANELAKNMEKRKWWNI; this is translated from the exons ATGTTCGCTAAATTATTCCAAAAACCCACTCAGCCTCAACCTTCACCTTCTTCCCTG CAGGATGTTACTCAGGAAACCATGGTGTCTTCCGAATTGGCACCACTTGTCGCTGTTCACTATGGCATCCCATCAACTGCATCGACTTTTGCTTTTGATCCCATTCAAGGCCTCTTGGCAGTAGGGACTCT GGATGGCAGGATTAAAGTGATTGGTGGTGGCAACATTGAAGCTCTTCTTATCTCTCCTACAGCTTTACCCTTTAAGTACCTAGAG TTCCTGCTAAACCAGGGTTTTCTAGTGAGTGTCTCCTATGAAAATGAAATCCAG GTATGGGATCTTGGGATGAGGTGTATATCTTCTAAGATAAAATGGGAATCCACTATAACTGCATTTTCTGTTATCTCCGGAACCAATTACAT ATATCTTGGAGATGAGTATGGCTTCCTGTCAGTGCTAAAGTATGATGCTGAAGAAAAAAACATTGCTCCATTACCATACCACATTCCTCCAAATCTGATTGCTG AAGGATCTGGGATTACATTGCCTGATCATCAGTCCATTGTTGGCGTGCTCTCACAACCTTGTTTGTCTGGGAATAG GGTTTTGATTGCTTATGAAAACGGTTCGATTATTCTGTGGGATGTTACACAAGACAAAGCTGTCCGCGTTTTAGGCTATGGAGATCTGCAACTCAGAGGTGGTGCAGTTGTCAATTTTTCCGACAGTGAGAGCCACACCCATCTGAATGATTCTTTAGATAATGAAGAAACAGAGAAGGAAATAAGCTCACTGTGTTGGGTGTCACCTGATGGATCCATGTTAGCTGTTGGTTATGTGGATGGAGATATTTTATTATGGAACTTATCAGCTTCTGACAGTGATAAAGGTCAGAATTCTCAGAAGTCACCTGATGATGTTGTTAAGATACAACTGTCATCAGGGGATAAGAAACTTCCTGTCATTGTTCTCCATTGGTCATCCAGCAAAGCTCATAATGGTTATGGAGGTCAACTCTTTGCATATGGTGGAGTAGATATTGGAGCTGAAGAAGTATTAACG ATCCTTGACCTCAACTGGTCTTCTGGGTTATCAAGATTGAAGTGCATTGACCGTGTTGACCTCACCCTCCACGGATCTTTTGCAGATCTTCTTGTAATATCAAACAGTTATAAGGCAGACCACAGTAGTGGCACGTCATTTTTTGTTTTGACCAGTCCAGGGCAATTGCATTTTTATGAATATGCTTCGCTGTCTATGTTAAAGTCTGAGAGAGGAAAGAATCATTGTAAGGAAGCCTCACAGTATAATTCACTCATACCCACTGTAGAACCATATATGACTGTGGGTAAGCTTTATATGATGGGTTCAGAGGGGAATGTTCTTGGTTCACTCTCAAAG GCATTTTCCCCTACAAAGCAGCATCCAGATAAAATGCTGACCGGTGGGAGTGCAATGTGGCCTCTTAGAGGTGGTGTTACTTGTCAAATTTCTACAAGCGAATGCTATACTGTTGAGAGAATTTATATAGGAGGGTATCATGATGGGTCTGTACGAATCTGGGATGCCAGTTTGCCTGTTCTGTCACTTGTTTCTGTTTTAGGATCTGAG GTAAAGGGTATTGAAGTTACTGGTGCTAACGCTCCAATATCAGCATTGGATTTGTATCCTCCAAACTTAACCTTAGCTGTTGGCAACGAATCTGGTTTG ATTTTCCTTTATCAGCTACAAGGAGACTCTTATCAAGCAACAATTACCATCGTAACTGAAACAAAACATCAAG TTCACCATTGCGTACCTCAAGATGGAAATTATTGTTCTACCATATATTCCATCCTTAGTTCTCCTGTGTGTGCCTTAAGGTTTGCTACTTCTGGAGTCAGACTTGTTGCTGGATTTGAATGTGGACAG ATCGCAGTGCTTGACACCGGTTCAGCTTCAGTTATATTTGTTACAGACTGTATATCTAACTCAAACTCTCCTATCACATCTCTGTCTGTTGGAACATGTCCAACTCGTCGTAACCTGGCTGACAAATCTGACAATGAAACTGAAAGTGCACCTGGTTCAGAGGTTGTGATTGTCCTGACCAAAGATGCTCAGATGGTCTTGATTGACTGTTCCACAGGCAATATGATCAGTTCACAGCCAACGCATCCAAAGGAAAAATCTATCGCAATAAGCATGCATATATTAG ACCAGCGTCATCCTGGCGAAGAGTCCAAAAGTTCTGTCACATACTCCCAGCATATCGAAGCTCAGAATGAGGCTTCAGTATCCATTCATAAGAATCAGAGTGGTTTTCCAAATGCTAAAGCAGTGGAGTCTAATTTTGGTGACAAGATGCTGGCATCTCAAATTCTACTTTGTTGTGAGGAAGCCTTCTACTTTTACACTTTAGAGTCTTTGATTCAG GGGGATAATAACTATTTCAACAAAATAGAACATGGAAAACAGTGTTCCTGGAGTACAGTCATCAAGAGAGATGCAGAAAGATATGGGCTGGTAGTATTCTATCAAAGTGGAGAAATTGAACTAAG GTCTTTACCAGATCTTAAACTGCTGGGTGAGAACTCATTGATGTCAATACTAAGGTGGAACTTCAAGAACAAAATGGAAAAGACAATCAGTGCTTCTGAGGAAGGGCAGATTACGCTG GTCAATGGTTGTGAATTTGCTCTTGTATCTCTTATCGCATATGCGGATGAATTCAG GATTCGTAAGCCGCTGCCTTGCCTACACGATGAAGTCCTTGCTGCAGCTGCCGATGCTGATGTTAACTACTTCCAAAATCAAAAGAAGGAAGAG AGAGCTCTGCCTGGGTTTGTGAATAATCTGATGAAGGGTTTGAAAGGTGATAAAGAAGAGCAACTTATGAATAATGCAAAAGGTCGTGAGATGGTGATTGCTCATTTAGAATCTATATTCTCACGGTTTCCATTTTCTGAACCCTTTAGTTTTGAAGACTTGGAACTTCAAATAG ATGACCTTGATATTGAAGAAGAGCCTGTTCCTTATGTAGCATCTTCACAAAAGAGCACCGGTGGCTCAAAAGGTGAAGAGCCTGTTCCTTATGTATCATCTTCACAAAAGAGCACCGGTGGCTCAAAAG ATGAGGCAACTGAGCGGCATAAATTATTCGAAGGTAGTTCCACCAACACTAAACCAACAGTACGTACAACTGAAGAAATCATTGCAAAATATAGGAACACGGGG GATGCAGCAGGTGCAGCATCACAAGCAAGGGATAAACTTATGGAACGCCGAGAGAAACTTGAG AAACTCAGCCTGCGCACGGAAGAGCTACAGAACGGTGCTCAGAACTTTGCGGATATGGCTAATGAGCTTGCTAAGAATATGGAAAAACGTAAATGGTGGAACATCTGA